A single Paenibacillus kribbensis DNA region contains:
- a CDS encoding non-ribosomal peptide synthetase: MSKRLEIEKVANLTPLQEGMLFHTVMEPESQAYYEQVRMTIRGELNLEALQKSFQTLVQRHETLRSNIYHKSASRSRLIVFKERNPTLRYENLMNIPEAEQAEAIRSYVDADRNHRYDLSKDLLIRLAVLQTQTNAYTLLLSFHHIIMDGWCLGIVMDELFTAYEALKAGKTVQLPTPQPYTGYARWLDKQDKEAAREYWRSILNGYDQPSVLPTLPVADPLQADTGYLLHEHKITLTDETTRQLRAVAERNGTTLSSLFLAAWGVVLGGYNQSEDVVFGTVVSGRPPELEGVEQMLGLFINTIPVRIKLNADQPFSGLLREVQRSAVQSRAYDYFSLAEIQSQSALKQQLMNHFVVFENYRLEDMVGRPDLKERLGFVVEDAQLSEETPYHFNIEVEDGKALSFMLSYNNYVYSDEAMTRLAGHLEHTLVQIARIPELLLRDIRLLTATEEAELTNVWSGPIADYPAGTFHGIFEAQAERIPEQTAVIYEDTALTYHELNEKANLLAQALQNRGVKREHLVAVMLERSADMIIAVIGIMKAGAAYVPVDPTYPKERIAYMLQDSMATIMLTQSSLTQLLTDVDFAGEVLDLPALFQQASQAEHSHQQAPIYTPIHDPEALAYVIYTSGTTGNAKGVMIEHRHYVNTAWGYREAHQLKEFPVKLLQIASMSFDVFAGDLAKTFLNGGTMVICPQDVRNDPPALAQVLEQHEITTFEVPPALLTLFMDYVYEHGTDVSAMKLLTTGADSFGVENYRTLLNRFGDTMRIINTYGVTEAAIDSSFYEETAEHLPPSGIVPIGKALPNHKVYIVDEALRPLPIGVAGELCLGGASVARGYLNRPDLTAEKFVPNPFVNGERLYRTGDLARWLPDGNIDFLGRVDFQVKIRGYRIELGEIESALLQLDEVRQAVVTDRTDKTGQKYLCAYVAGTTDKSFLRTELAKQLPSYMVPAHMIVMDQLPLTHNGKIDRRALPEPEDFALTDVEYEAPQSELEQTLASIWEEVIGVKPIGLRNNFFELGGDSIKALQIMVRLNAKGLKMDMKDLFRHPQIDLIAPYIKEVTRTIPQGEVQGVVELTPIQWEFFEHHRTERHHYNQAVMLQNAERWNEAWLRIAMDKLTMHHDALRMTFDEREKEPVAFNKAIAEGEHFTLKSYDLLHADQPEEEIAQLADALQSRFDLRNGPLVRLALFRLQEADHLLIIIHHLVVDGVSWRILLEDLETTYQQLANGEKLQLPAKTDSYKEWAARLSEYAQSAQARQEINYWNAVEAREIHPLPKDHEVSVSLIRDACQSEVTLTQAETENLLKHVHHAYNTEINDILLTALGLAFHEWSGHAEIAVYLEGHGREEFIKDIDVSRTVGWFTSEYPFVMDVSKPEDLAHQIKLVKDKLRRLPNKGVGYGILRYLSPRNQQGTNTLFSAKVPEISFNYLGQLDGKAGADALLRTSTLSSLVGAEVSPHAERTFTFDINGMVMDGKFRLVFDYSGREYEPSTVERLTTGYKKHLLGLIRHCCAKETTEQSPTDFTYGQLSIGEFEHMASRLADKLLNNLK, encoded by the coding sequence ATGAGTAAAAGGCTTGAAATCGAAAAAGTGGCCAATTTAACGCCTTTGCAGGAGGGGATGCTCTTTCATACGGTGATGGAGCCGGAATCACAGGCGTACTATGAGCAAGTACGAATGACCATCCGGGGTGAACTGAACCTGGAGGCTCTGCAAAAGAGCTTTCAGACCCTGGTACAGCGTCACGAAACGCTTCGTTCGAATATTTATCATAAAAGTGCCTCCCGCTCGCGGCTCATCGTGTTTAAGGAGCGAAATCCAACGCTTCGTTACGAAAATTTGATGAATATTCCCGAGGCAGAGCAAGCTGAAGCCATTCGCAGCTACGTAGACGCAGACCGGAACCATCGTTACGATCTGAGCAAGGATTTGCTCATTCGTCTGGCTGTGCTTCAAACTCAAACGAATGCATATACGCTGCTTTTAAGCTTTCATCATATTATTATGGACGGTTGGTGCCTCGGCATCGTGATGGACGAGCTGTTCACGGCTTATGAAGCACTGAAAGCGGGTAAGACCGTACAACTGCCAACACCGCAGCCCTATACTGGCTATGCCCGCTGGCTGGATAAGCAGGATAAGGAGGCGGCGAGGGAATACTGGCGGTCCATCCTGAACGGCTATGATCAGCCATCCGTGCTGCCAACTCTGCCTGTAGCCGATCCGCTCCAGGCAGATACCGGGTACTTGCTGCATGAGCATAAAATAACACTCACGGATGAAACAACCCGTCAATTGCGGGCGGTGGCTGAACGCAACGGAACAACCCTTAGCAGTCTGTTTCTGGCTGCATGGGGAGTGGTGCTTGGAGGATACAATCAAAGTGAAGACGTCGTCTTCGGCACCGTTGTTTCCGGTCGACCGCCGGAACTTGAAGGTGTGGAACAGATGTTGGGACTTTTCATTAACACCATACCGGTACGGATCAAGTTGAATGCAGATCAGCCATTCTCAGGTCTGCTTCGTGAAGTGCAGCGCAGCGCGGTTCAATCACGGGCATATGACTATTTTTCACTCGCTGAAATACAGTCCCAGTCAGCGCTCAAGCAGCAACTCATGAATCATTTTGTTGTGTTTGAAAATTACCGGCTGGAGGATATGGTTGGCCGGCCTGATCTGAAGGAACGGCTTGGATTCGTCGTGGAGGACGCCCAGCTGTCCGAAGAAACGCCTTACCACTTCAACATCGAAGTGGAGGACGGAAAAGCGCTGAGCTTTATGCTGTCCTACAACAACTATGTCTACAGCGATGAAGCGATGACACGGTTAGCCGGACATTTGGAGCATACACTCGTTCAGATTGCACGTATACCAGAGCTCCTGCTGCGGGACATTCGTCTGCTGACCGCTACAGAAGAGGCAGAGCTAACTAATGTATGGAGCGGACCGATTGCTGACTATCCTGCCGGAACGTTTCATGGAATATTTGAGGCGCAGGCAGAACGTATCCCGGAACAGACCGCTGTCATCTACGAAGATACTGCACTGACCTATCATGAGTTGAATGAGAAGGCCAATCTGCTTGCTCAAGCACTACAGAACCGTGGGGTCAAGCGCGAACATCTCGTCGCCGTGATGCTTGAGCGTTCAGCAGACATGATTATCGCTGTGATAGGGATTATGAAGGCGGGAGCTGCCTACGTACCTGTCGATCCGACCTACCCGAAAGAGAGAATTGCTTACATGCTTCAGGACAGCATGGCTACGATTATGCTCACGCAGTCTTCTTTGACTCAACTATTGACCGATGTGGATTTTGCTGGTGAAGTGCTGGACTTGCCAGCGTTATTTCAACAAGCTTCACAAGCGGAGCATTCCCATCAACAAGCGCCCATCTACACGCCTATTCATGATCCTGAGGCTTTGGCCTACGTCATTTACACATCGGGAACGACGGGCAACGCCAAAGGGGTGATGATCGAGCATCGCCATTACGTAAATACGGCGTGGGGCTATAGAGAAGCTCACCAGTTAAAAGAGTTTCCAGTCAAGCTCCTTCAGATTGCCAGTATGTCGTTCGATGTCTTTGCCGGTGATCTGGCCAAGACATTCTTGAACGGAGGCACCATGGTCATTTGCCCGCAGGATGTGCGCAACGATCCTCCAGCTTTGGCCCAGGTTCTCGAACAGCACGAAATTACGACGTTTGAAGTTCCGCCAGCCTTGTTGACACTGTTTATGGACTACGTATATGAACACGGTACAGATGTCAGTGCCATGAAGCTGCTTACTACAGGCGCGGACAGCTTTGGCGTTGAGAACTATCGGACGCTTTTGAATCGCTTCGGCGATACGATGCGCATCATAAATACCTACGGTGTAACTGAAGCGGCTATTGATTCCAGCTTTTATGAAGAAACAGCTGAACATCTGCCTCCATCAGGTATCGTCCCGATTGGAAAAGCACTGCCAAATCATAAAGTATATATTGTGGATGAGGCTTTGCGGCCGCTCCCTATCGGTGTAGCCGGGGAGTTGTGCTTGGGCGGTGCTTCTGTGGCCCGCGGTTATTTGAACCGTCCTGACCTGACGGCGGAGAAATTTGTACCGAATCCTTTTGTGAACGGAGAGCGTCTGTACCGCACCGGAGATCTGGCCCGCTGGCTGCCAGATGGCAACATTGATTTTCTAGGCCGGGTTGACTTTCAGGTAAAAATCCGTGGCTACCGGATCGAGCTTGGTGAAATTGAGTCGGCCTTACTCCAATTGGATGAGGTACGCCAAGCGGTGGTCACGGATAGAACGGATAAGACCGGACAAAAGTATTTGTGCGCCTACGTAGCAGGTACAACCGACAAATCCTTCCTGCGGACAGAGCTTGCCAAGCAGTTGCCAAGCTATATGGTGCCTGCGCATATGATCGTTATGGATCAATTGCCTTTGACCCATAACGGTAAAATTGATCGACGTGCGCTTCCAGAACCCGAAGATTTTGCGTTGACCGACGTCGAGTATGAAGCGCCGCAGAGCGAGCTGGAGCAGACACTCGCTTCCATCTGGGAGGAAGTCATTGGCGTTAAGCCGATTGGCCTGCGCAACAACTTTTTCGAGCTTGGCGGGGATTCGATCAAAGCACTACAAATTATGGTCCGGTTGAATGCGAAGGGTCTCAAAATGGATATGAAGGATTTGTTCCGTCATCCGCAGATTGATTTGATCGCTCCTTATATCAAAGAAGTAACCCGGACCATCCCGCAGGGGGAAGTTCAAGGTGTAGTGGAGCTGACACCGATCCAATGGGAATTTTTTGAGCATCATCGAACAGAACGTCATCATTATAATCAGGCTGTCATGCTCCAGAACGCCGAAAGATGGAACGAAGCCTGGCTGAGAATCGCCATGGATAAGCTGACCATGCACCATGATGCCTTGCGCATGACCTTTGATGAGCGTGAAAAAGAACCTGTCGCCTTTAACAAAGCCATAGCCGAAGGTGAACACTTTACATTGAAAAGCTACGATTTATTACATGCTGACCAGCCTGAGGAAGAAATCGCGCAGCTTGCTGACGCGTTACAAAGCCGTTTTGATTTGCGCAACGGCCCGCTTGTGCGTTTGGCTTTATTCCGGCTACAGGAAGCCGATCATTTATTAATCATCATTCATCATCTTGTCGTAGACGGTGTGTCGTGGAGAATCCTGCTGGAAGACCTGGAAACAACCTACCAACAGTTAGCTAACGGAGAAAAGCTACAGCTCCCCGCCAAGACCGATTCCTACAAGGAATGGGCAGCGCGTTTGTCCGAGTACGCGCAAAGCGCACAGGCGCGTCAGGAAATAAACTACTGGAATGCGGTAGAAGCTCGTGAGATACACCCTCTGCCAAAAGATCATGAGGTTTCGGTTAGCCTCATTCGTGACGCATGCCAATCCGAAGTGACACTCACCCAGGCAGAAACCGAAAACCTGTTGAAACACGTGCACCATGCCTACAATACCGAAATTAATGATATTTTACTGACGGCGCTAGGGTTAGCTTTTCATGAATGGAGCGGGCATGCTGAAATTGCGGTTTATTTGGAAGGGCACGGCAGGGAGGAGTTCATCAAAGACATAGATGTTTCCCGCACAGTCGGCTGGTTTACGTCCGAGTATCCGTTTGTGATGGACGTAAGCAAGCCGGAAGACTTGGCCCATCAGATCAAGCTGGTTAAAGACAAGCTGCGGCGGCTGCCCAACAAGGGTGTAGGATACGGGATTTTACGCTATTTGTCCCCAAGGAACCAGCAGGGTACGAATACACTTTTTTCAGCCAAGGTCCCGGAAATCAGCTTTAACTACTTGGGACAACTTGATGGGAAGGCTGGAGCAGATGCACTTTTGCGAACTTCAACGCTTTCTTCGTTGGTCGGTGCTGAAGTGAGTCCCCATGCCGAAAGAACATTTACCTTTGATATCAACGGCATGGTAATGGATGGAAAATTTCGTCTTGTATTTGACTATAGCGGGCGTGAATATGAACCATCTACGGTGGAGCGGTTGACTACAGGATATAAAAAGCATTTGCTGGGGCTCATTCGCCATTGCTGCGCAAAGGAAACAACCGAGCAAAGTCCGACTGATTTCACATATGGGCAATTATCCATCGGAGAGTTTGAACATATGGCAAGTCGTTTGGCCGACAAGCTGTTGAACAATCTCAAATAA
- a CDS encoding non-ribosomal peptide synthetase, with the protein MKIKDLYPLSPMQEGMLFHSILDQKSEAYFEQTVITIQDILDASLIQQSLQKLVDRYDIFRTVFMYKETERPLQVVLEQREATPIHIENWSGQPDEEKKSLLESFLKNDRQTGFDLEKEVPIRLALIQWTKEDSKLIWSFPHIVMDGWCMGTVAQDFFDIYSSLRDNTSLKLGPVFPFSSFIQWLERQNKEEAAAYWQRYLLHVENETVVPGYMRSFDSSYRAKQFTSIWEERLTQGLEHIAKQYRVTVSTVFQTLWGILLQAYNNSNDVILGSVVSGRPDEVPGIENMVGLFINTIPVRIISSPEQRFSDLLASVQDSMMESNRYSYLSLADIQSHTSLKQNLIGHIVAFENYPISEDLMSLEEESKTIRISEVEEIEQTNYDLNVVVVPGCKLEIRFSYNELTYDSNMIQLIASHLSQAMEQVLLNPDISVKDLDFVTTEEKQWLLFDFNDTRTLYPAEHTIHHCFEEQAEKTPEAVAIVFEDRELTYRELNTKANQLASKLRKLSVQPDTIVAILTERSPEMIIGVLGILKAGAAYLPIDPAYPQDRITFMLQDSHSDILLTLSGRGSQTTGFEFSGIVLDLGDIGSYDTDVFASSNRSATADDLAYVMYTSGSTGRPKGVMIEHRNVIRLVKNTNYVQFAENDRILMTGALVFDACTFEIWGALLNGLRLYIVPESIILNAVKLGTALEQNHITTMWLTSPLFNQLAQQKPELFSPLKYLLVGGDVLSPAIIANVRKKCPGLTIINGYGPTENTTFSCCFPIEKEYSNIPIGRPIGNSTAYILDSSNRLLPIGTQGEICVGGDGLARGYLNRDELTREKFVPNPFIPGEKMYRTGDLGRWLPDGNLQYLGRIDQQVKIRGYRIEPGEIETRLMRHDAIYGVHVAVRAANDGQKTLCAYIATDAVLTISEMKAHLAGQLPDYMIPAQYVFLPSLPLNTNGKIDQQALPKPEAINSSQLEYTAPRNEVEQQLANLWQAVLGVERIGIDDSFFELGGHSLKAIQLVSKAQELNIPLDIHQLLQYQTIRSLYDLLQRGEAGVEETSKLIADPREAGRIIGEAFGTHALLRTVSSAQQDYLFLQLEPFHAEQVQDITEFIQSRIHPELYPHYIIPWGIDEPHRVCGVPVTDDSELTNPEQEALIQHQAEEWADNIAGLNTEWSTHILAPDTIGQYPLAPVQLYHLQHPVGSGMSIRLDSYLNIPRLTAAILRLIHRHELLRSVIMKSDETWTWGLKPAPEHISLPMVDLSEYPVYIQQRLLSYMVPKFYEEPYEQTHALQYRIVLIRLNLREQLLLLPCSHIIFDATSGGILRRQLLDEYHHPQQAPQQIEANHYRDYVEHIRQGPQGISDQQMNKQFRLQVFGENNDLIQALTQNRNHAVSTKYHWRLDVSHTPEPGQSASMWSLSLQMAYQFFSAYFHISEVPLWMTNYGRQYGDQNYFGTVGECIDHIPIVLQEDDIAAREKGILAQLDSATRHHLNFFNLMINADMEEAYPDSSRILKKGLEQLPVVFNYLGESREDSALFDQMDADGEKLSVNKAIFFEIQHVGKVLEISLILPYEEDRQYIHQIFQAASDKLLNALTISQ; encoded by the coding sequence GTGAAAATTAAAGACCTCTATCCGCTTTCGCCAATGCAAGAGGGCATGCTGTTTCATTCCATATTGGATCAAAAGTCGGAGGCTTATTTTGAACAGACCGTTATCACCATTCAAGACATTTTGGACGCCAGCCTAATACAGCAAAGCTTGCAAAAGTTGGTCGACCGATACGATATTTTCCGCACTGTCTTTATGTATAAGGAAACCGAACGGCCTCTTCAGGTCGTTCTGGAACAACGGGAGGCCACTCCCATCCATATTGAAAATTGGAGCGGACAGCCGGACGAAGAAAAAAAATCTCTTCTGGAATCTTTTCTAAAAAACGATCGACAAACAGGCTTTGATCTAGAAAAAGAGGTTCCGATTCGACTGGCTTTAATTCAATGGACAAAGGAAGACTCCAAGCTTATTTGGAGCTTTCCTCACATTGTGATGGATGGCTGGTGTATGGGTACAGTAGCCCAGGATTTTTTCGACATCTACAGTTCTCTTCGGGACAATACGTCTTTAAAGCTGGGGCCAGTTTTTCCATTCAGCAGCTTTATCCAGTGGCTGGAGAGACAAAACAAAGAGGAAGCGGCCGCATACTGGCAACGATATTTGCTTCATGTTGAAAATGAAACCGTCGTTCCCGGCTATATGCGGTCGTTCGATTCCTCCTATAGGGCAAAACAATTTACAAGCATATGGGAAGAACGCCTGACCCAAGGCTTGGAGCATATTGCCAAGCAGTACCGTGTCACCGTTAGCACCGTGTTTCAAACCCTGTGGGGTATTTTACTACAAGCATACAATAACAGTAACGATGTCATTCTGGGTTCAGTTGTATCTGGCAGACCGGATGAAGTACCTGGGATAGAAAATATGGTTGGTTTGTTCATCAATACGATCCCGGTACGAATCATCAGCTCCCCGGAACAACGGTTTTCGGATTTACTGGCGTCTGTGCAGGATTCCATGATGGAGTCCAATCGGTATTCCTATCTGTCACTAGCTGATATCCAGTCTCACACCTCATTAAAGCAAAATCTGATTGGTCATATTGTCGCATTTGAAAATTATCCAATTTCCGAAGATCTCATGAGCCTTGAGGAAGAATCAAAAACGATTCGCATCTCGGAAGTGGAGGAAATCGAGCAAACGAACTACGATTTGAACGTTGTTGTCGTGCCTGGATGCAAGCTTGAAATCAGATTTAGCTATAACGAGCTAACCTATGACTCAAACATGATCCAGCTTATCGCCAGTCATCTCAGCCAAGCCATGGAGCAGGTCCTTCTTAACCCGGATATATCCGTTAAGGACCTGGATTTTGTGACGACAGAGGAGAAACAGTGGCTCTTGTTCGATTTTAATGATACCCGGACCTTGTACCCTGCTGAGCATACAATCCATCACTGTTTTGAGGAACAGGCAGAAAAGACACCGGAAGCGGTGGCAATTGTATTTGAAGATCGAGAGCTGACCTACAGGGAATTAAATACAAAGGCTAATCAGTTGGCCTCCAAGCTGCGGAAGCTGAGCGTTCAGCCAGATACCATTGTGGCTATCCTGACCGAACGATCACCCGAAATGATTATTGGGGTACTAGGTATTTTAAAAGCTGGAGCAGCTTATTTGCCGATAGATCCTGCCTATCCGCAAGACCGGATTACATTTATGCTTCAGGATAGCCACAGCGATATTTTACTTACATTATCAGGCAGGGGAAGCCAAACAACTGGATTCGAATTTTCCGGTATTGTGCTGGATTTGGGCGATATCGGCTCTTATGATACCGACGTCTTCGCCAGTTCCAATCGATCGGCAACAGCAGATGATTTGGCGTATGTGATGTACACCTCCGGCTCCACGGGTCGTCCTAAGGGAGTCATGATTGAGCATCGAAATGTCATACGACTGGTCAAAAATACAAATTACGTACAATTCGCAGAGAACGACCGCATTCTAATGACCGGAGCTTTAGTATTTGATGCCTGTACCTTTGAAATTTGGGGAGCTTTGCTCAATGGTCTGCGTTTGTATATCGTGCCGGAATCCATCATTTTAAATGCGGTGAAGCTGGGTACTGCTCTCGAGCAAAATCACATTACGACGATGTGGCTGACATCGCCATTGTTCAATCAACTTGCTCAGCAAAAGCCCGAACTATTTTCCCCTCTCAAATACCTGCTAGTAGGGGGAGATGTGCTTTCACCTGCAATCATCGCTAACGTTAGAAAGAAATGTCCTGGCTTGACGATCATTAATGGCTATGGTCCGACAGAGAATACCACATTCTCATGCTGTTTTCCGATTGAAAAGGAGTATAGCAACATTCCGATCGGGCGGCCAATCGGAAATTCCACTGCCTATATACTGGATTCTTCAAACAGATTGCTGCCTATCGGGACTCAAGGCGAAATTTGTGTGGGTGGTGATGGTCTGGCGCGCGGATATCTGAACAGAGATGAGCTGACTCGGGAAAAGTTTGTCCCTAATCCGTTCATTCCCGGTGAAAAGATGTACCGGACAGGTGATCTGGGCAGATGGCTGCCAGACGGTAATCTGCAGTATCTTGGACGAATCGACCAACAGGTTAAAATCCGCGGCTATCGAATCGAGCCTGGGGAAATAGAAACCAGGCTTATGAGACATGATGCTATTTATGGAGTACATGTTGCCGTAAGAGCTGCGAATGATGGTCAAAAAACACTCTGTGCTTACATTGCAACCGATGCAGTTTTGACTATAAGTGAGATGAAAGCCCATTTGGCGGGTCAATTGCCAGACTATATGATTCCTGCCCAATATGTATTTCTGCCGTCGCTTCCTTTGAACACGAATGGAAAGATTGATCAGCAAGCGCTTCCTAAGCCGGAAGCGATCAATAGTTCCCAGCTAGAGTACACGGCCCCCAGAAATGAAGTGGAACAGCAACTGGCGAACCTGTGGCAAGCGGTGCTTGGAGTCGAAAGGATCGGTATTGACGACAGCTTTTTCGAGCTTGGCGGGCACTCTTTAAAAGCCATCCAGCTGGTATCCAAAGCACAGGAATTGAACATCCCGTTGGATATACATCAATTGCTTCAATATCAGACGATTCGCAGCTTGTACGATCTTTTGCAACGCGGGGAAGCGGGAGTAGAGGAAACAAGCAAACTTATAGCCGACCCTCGGGAGGCCGGGCGGATTATCGGAGAAGCCTTTGGTACTCATGCCTTGCTTCGAACCGTATCCAGTGCTCAACAAGACTATCTGTTCCTGCAACTAGAGCCTTTCCATGCAGAGCAGGTTCAGGACATTACAGAATTTATTCAATCCCGCATACACCCCGAGCTGTATCCCCATTATATTATTCCATGGGGCATAGACGAGCCCCATCGGGTATGCGGAGTTCCCGTGACAGATGACTCCGAGCTGACAAACCCTGAACAAGAAGCCCTCATCCAACATCAGGCCGAAGAATGGGCGGACAATATTGCTGGCTTAAATACGGAATGGAGTACCCATATACTGGCTCCGGACACGATTGGACAATACCCGCTTGCTCCTGTACAGCTCTATCATTTGCAGCATCCTGTCGGGTCAGGCATGTCTATCCGGTTGGACAGCTATTTGAACATCCCACGATTGACCGCCGCTATTCTACGACTAATTCATCGTCATGAGTTGCTGCGAAGTGTCATTATGAAGTCAGATGAAACGTGGACCTGGGGGCTTAAACCTGCACCAGAGCATATCAGCTTGCCTATGGTGGATCTTTCTGAGTATCCGGTATATATACAGCAGAGGCTCCTTTCTTACATGGTGCCCAAGTTTTATGAGGAACCGTATGAGCAGACACATGCTTTACAATATCGTATTGTCCTGATTCGCTTAAACTTGCGGGAGCAACTGCTTCTGCTGCCATGCTCACATATTATTTTTGATGCTACAAGCGGTGGGATTTTGCGGAGACAGCTTCTTGATGAATATCACCATCCCCAGCAGGCACCACAGCAAATAGAAGCCAATCATTATCGGGATTATGTGGAGCATATCCGTCAAGGCCCTCAAGGCATCAGTGATCAGCAAATGAACAAGCAATTCAGGCTTCAGGTGTTTGGCGAAAATAACGATCTTATTCAGGCCCTAACACAAAATCGTAACCATGCCGTATCTACCAAGTATCATTGGAGATTGGATGTGAGCCACACTCCGGAGCCGGGGCAATCTGCGAGCATGTGGAGTCTTTCACTACAGATGGCTTACCAATTTTTCAGCGCCTATTTTCATATTTCCGAGGTTCCGCTATGGATGACAAATTACGGAAGACAGTATGGTGATCAGAACTATTTTGGAACGGTGGGCGAATGTATTGATCATATTCCCATTGTACTTCAGGAAGACGACATCGCAGCTCGTGAAAAAGGCATCCTTGCACAATTGGACTCGGCTACACGCCATCATTTGAACTTTTTTAATCTAATGATCAACGCAGATATGGAGGAGGCTTATCCCGATTCCAGCCGTATCTTGAAAAAGGGGCTTGAACAATTGCCTGTTGTTTTCAATTATTTGGGGGAGAGCAGAGAAGACTCGGCACTTTTTGACCAAATGGATGCAGATGGAGAAAAATTGAGCGTCAATAAAGCCATTTTTTTCGAGATACAGCATGTCGGCAAAGTTCTGGAGATTTCTCTGATCCTTCCGTATGAAGAGGACCGACAGTATATCCATCAAATCTTCCAGGCTGCTAGTGACAAGCTTTTAAACGCTTTGACCATTTCGCAGTAA